Part of the Usitatibacter palustris genome, AGCTCGCGGAGCATCCGCACCTCGAAGCGCCGCAGCACCGGCTCGACGGCTTCGGGGGCGAGGCGCGTGGAGCGGGCCGCACCCTTCGAAAGCTCGCGCAGCGCGGAAATGGCGTCGTCGTACGCGGCAAACAGCGCCTCGTGCGGATCGTCGCGATGGGTGAGCTTGAGCAGAAGCTCATTGAGGTAGAAGGCGGCGAGCAACGCGGCGCCGGCAAGCGGCAGGCCCGGCCCGCCCGGCTCCGCGGTCTTGAGGGTCTTCAGCTCGCCGCGCCCGAACCAGTCGAGCGACAACGGCTGGAAGGGAACGAGCAGGCTGCGGTTGGCGGACTTCGGGCGACGCGCGCCCTTGGCGACGAGGCCCAGGCGCCCATGCGCCTCGGTCCACACTTGCAGGATGAGGCTGGTTTCCCGGTACGGGTAGCTGTGCAGGACGTAGCCGCGGTCCATCACTCGTAGCCGAATTGGCGCAGCATCGCCTCGTTGTCCGCCCAGCCGCTCTTCACGCGCACCCACAGCTCGAGGTGCACCTTGCCGCCGAACATCCCTTCCATCGCGTGGCGCGCCTCGGTGCCGATGCGCTTCAAGCTCTGGCCGCCTTCGCCGATCACGATCGCCTTCTGGTTGGGCTTGTCCACGTAGATCGTCGCGGCGATGCGCCGGAGGTTGCCCTCCTGCTCGAAGTTCTCGATCACGACGGCGGTCGAATACGGCAGCTCCTCGCCCAGCAACCGGAACAGGCGCTCGCGCACGAACTCGCCGGCCATGAAGCGCTCGGACTTGTCGGTGAACTCGTCGGCTTCGTAGACGGGCGGTGCGACGGGCAGGAACCGGCGGATCTCATCGAGCAGCGCCTTCACCTGCGTGCCCTTCTCCGCGCTCACCGGAACGAGTGCCGCGAAATCGCGGCGCGCATTCCATTCGGCAAGCACCTGCGCGAACTTCGCCTTGTCGCGGATGCGATCGACCTTGTTCAGCGCGAGAATCACCGGCACCTCGTCGGGCAGGAGGCTCAGCACGGGCTCGTCGCGCTCGTCGGGCTTCCACGCCTCGACCACGAAGACGATGACGTCCACTTCGGACGCGACCTGGGTCACGGTGCGATTCAACACGCGGTTCAAGCCGCTCGCGTGCTGCTTCTGGAACCCGGGCGTGTCGACGAAGATGAACTGCGACTGCGCGTCGGTGAGGATGCCGTGGATGCGATGGCGCGTGGTCTGCGCCTTGCGCGAGGTGATCGCGACGTGCATTCCCACGAACTTGTTGAGCAGCGTCG contains:
- the recO gene encoding DNA repair protein RecO, which translates into the protein MDRGYVLHSYPYRETSLILQVWTEAHGRLGLVAKGARRPKSANRSLLVPFQPLSLDWFGRGELKTLKTAEPGGPGLPLAGAALLAAFYLNELLLKLTHRDDPHEALFAAYDDAISALRELSKGAARSTRLAPEAVEPVLRRFEVRMLRELGYALELAREAGTHEPIVAEREYHYLVERGPVPAPEGREPGANAVRLRGLTLQHLERGQFDDPATCAQAKHLMRLIINHFLDGEELATRSLVRDLQRIGEGA
- the era gene encoding GTPase Era; its protein translation is MSAKEFRTGTVAIVGRPNVGKSTLLNKFVGMHVAITSRKAQTTRHRIHGILTDAQSQFIFVDTPGFQKQHASGLNRVLNRTVTQVASEVDVIVFVVEAWKPDERDEPVLSLLPDEVPVILALNKVDRIRDKAKFAQVLAEWNARRDFAALVPVSAEKGTQVKALLDEIRRFLPVAPPVYEADEFTDKSERFMAGEFVRERLFRLLGEELPYSTAVVIENFEQEGNLRRIAATIYVDKPNQKAIVIGEGGQSLKRIGTEARHAMEGMFGGKVHLELWVRVKSGWADNEAMLRQFGYE